A portion of the Melanotaenia boesemani isolate fMelBoe1 chromosome 2, fMelBoe1.pri, whole genome shotgun sequence genome contains these proteins:
- the si:ch211-120g10.1 gene encoding butyrophilin subfamily 3 member A3, giving the protein MMQCFHFMVEPAKNFTAKIKESHKKAKKEKRECLDEDQLFVVELAKDLSRVCQRSAVLEHIWNQDDIWSTSLCSSFILQWASMLESKRRPMQTDGWPETNKGTQPDLINVNDLQQAKTEILNWVKDLRAQPEQSVWPGESVAKVLEDMQSAWRWGRAPNLLAAMEMVMWTLILQQPDKETIPQQWLLWKQKTQKIGAISYIPQPVWDWVADASVEVTLDLDTANPDLLISTDEKRMRCGFERKDIPNYHQRFDGWWCAVGMEGLGSGRHYWEAEVGERDWRLGVAKESALRKGFKSLNTDTGYMTLRLERGSELKALTVPFTALPPELIPHKVGIYLDYDNCQLSFYDVDKHSHIYTYNETFTERLFPLFGTVEIVKDLVIRSPAPKTHCLCPTSCLWA; this is encoded by the exons ATGATgcagtgttttcatttcatgGTAGAGCCGGCGAAAAACTTCACGGCCAAGATTAAG GAATCACACAAGAAggcaaagaaagagaagagggagtGTCTGGATGAGGATCAGCTGTTTGTTGTGGAACTGGCAAAAGACCTCAGCCGAGTGTGCCAG AGATCAGCAGTCCTGGAGCACATCTGGAACCAAGATGACATCTGGTCTACTTCTCTCTGCAGTAGCTTCATCCTGCAGTGGGCATCCATGCTGGAGAGCAAG AGGAGGCCCATGCAGACTGATGGCTGGCCAGAGACGAACAAGGGCACACAACCTGATCTGATTAATGTAAATGACCTGCAGCAGGCCAAAACTGAGATCTTGAACTGGGTCAAGGATTTAAGAGCTCAGCCTGAG CAAAGCGTGTGGCCTGGAGAATCAGTAGCAAAGGTCCTGGAGGACATGCAGTCCGCCTGGCGCTGGGGCCGCGCTCCTAATCTGCTGGCTGCAATGGAAATGGTTATGTGGACTTTAATTTTACAGCAACCTGATAAG GAGACCATTCCACAGCAGTGGCTTCTGTGGAAGCAGAAGACTCAGAAAATTG GTGCTATATCCTACATTCCTCAGCCAG tttgggACTGGGTCGCAGATGCCTCAG TGGAGGTGACTCTGGATCTGGACACCGCCAACCCTGATCTGCTCATCTCCACCGATGAGAAGAGGATGCGCTGTGGCTTTGAGAGGAAAGATATTCCCAACTACCACCAGCGCTTTGATGGCTGGTGGTGCGCTGTTGGAATGGAGGGCTTGGGCTCTGGTCGCCATTACTGGGAGGCAGAGGTGGGAGAGCGTGACTGGCGACTGGGCGTGGCCAAAGAATCAGCCCTGAGGAAGGGCTTCAAGTCCCTGAATACAGATACTGGGTACATGACCCTTCGTCTGGAGAGAGGCTCTGAGCTGAAGGCGCTGACCGTGCCCTTCACCGCTCTGCCACCTGAGCTCATCCCCCATAAGGTGGGCATCTACCTTGACTACGACAACTGCCAGCTGTCTTTCTATGACGTAGATAAACATTCACACATTTATACCTACAACGAGACCTTTACTGAGAGGCTGTTCCCCTTGTTTGGTACGGTGGAGATTGTTAAGGATCTGGTGATCAGGTCTCCAGCACCCAAGACCCACTGTCTCTGCCCCACGTCCTGCCTGTGGGCTTGA